A single window of Xylocopa sonorina isolate GNS202 chromosome 5, iyXylSono1_principal, whole genome shotgun sequence DNA harbors:
- the Spel1 gene encoding DNA mismatch repair protein spel1, giving the protein MAVQPNQQFNMDPPSQQSFVRFFKSLPEKLNTTIRFFNRSDYYTLHGSDALFAAQEIFKTTSVCKIIGADPYKTEGVILNKNHFESFIRDLLLVKQYRIEVYVNQGSAKNQNWMLEYKGSPGNLTQFEDILFGNNDVAVSVRVIAVKLGMQGKSRIVGLSCVDTTATSFSVCEFQDNESFSNLESLVVTLAPKECLLIQGEGSYEFQTLKQVMERNNVMVTTRKKNEFSNESIVQDLNTLIKFGKAQQQNAQSLPETNLNFAMSATSALIKYLDLTSDEGNLNQFSINQINQSRYLKLDAAAIKALNIEPRYDTPSLLNGSAPASILSLLDKCRTPQGHRLLAQWVRQPLKDLSLIKERHDIVEALVNDNEVRSSLSEDHLRRIPDLQVLAKKLARKKATLQDCYKIYTCMSHLPRLLEQISDLNTVALKTMFTDPLTELIKDMDKFQQMVEQTIDLDAAEKGDFLVRPEFDDELKELKNTMDEIEEKLQAQLSKVANDLSIEAGKTLKLESNQQLGYYFRVTLKEEKVLRNKKQYTILDSNKSGVRFRSNKLNDLNDEYVAARHKYTMEQKKVVTEIMEIAAGYSSPLKATGNIMACLDVLTAFASTAVSANKPYIRPEMLPSETGEFNLTQVRHPCLEVQEGVDFIANDVNFKRGESHFCIITGPNMGGKSTYIRSAGVTALMAHIGSFVPCDQAKISLLDCILARVGADDSQLKGLSTFMMEMIETAAILKTATCNSLVLIDELGRGTSTYEGCGIAWSIAEYLAKEIKCFCLFATHFHEITKLEEELCAVKNQHVTALVNDNKLTLLYKVKPGICDQSFGIHVAKMANFPEDVIEFAKRKQAELEDYQDSVFEGSDSPQKKQKIIKEAEVLIAEFVQKCRNLDKSLSDADLKHKILSLKKEVLLHENPYIKTLLAA; this is encoded by the exons ATGGCTGTACAACCAAATCAACAATTTAACATGG ATCCACCAAGTCAACAAAGCTTTGTTAGATTTTTTAAGAGTCTACCAGAA AAATTGAACACCACTATTCGATTCTTCAATAGATCAGATTATTATACATTGCATGGAAGTGATGCTTTATTTGCTGCACAGGAAATTTTCAAAACCACTTCTGTTTGTAAAATAATTGGAGCAG ATCCATACAAAACTGAGGGTGTTATTCTTAATAAAAATCATTTTGAATCGTTCATACGCGATTTATTACTAGTTAAGCAATACAGAATAGAAGTGTATGTTAATCAAGGATCTGCAAAAAATCAAAATTGGATGCTAGAATACAAGGGCTCTCCTGGGAATTTAACACAGTTTGAAGACATACTGTTTGGTAATAATGACGTTGCTGTTAGCGTACGCGTAATAGCAGTAAAATTAGGAATGCAGGGAAAATCCAGA ATTGTTGGTTTAAGCTGTGTAGATACTACGGCTACATCGTTTTCTGTTTGTGAATTTCAAGATAACGAATCGTTCTCTAATTTAGAATCTCTTGTTGTTACACttgctccaaaagaatgtttatTAATTCAAGGCGAAGGCAGCTATGAGTTTCAAACCCTAAAACAA GTAATGGAGCGAAATAATGTTATGGTCACTACAAGGAAGAAAAATGAGTTTTCCAATGAATCAATTGTACAAGATTTAAATACTTTAATCAAATTTGGCAAAGCTCAACAGCAAAATGCGCAATCTCTACCTGAAACCAATTTGAACTTCGCTATGTCGGCTACTTCCGCCCTTATCAAGTATTTGGAT TTAACATCTGATGAAGGAAACTTGAATCAGTTCAGTATAAATCAGATAAATCAGTCGCGTTATTTAAAATTAGATGCGGCTGCTATAAAAGCACTGAACATTGAACCTCGCTACGATACACCGTCTCTTTTAAACGGAAGTGCACCTGCAAGCATTCTGAGCCTTTTGGATAAATGTAGAACACCGCAGGGGCACAGACTTCTCGCACAATGGGTTAGGCAACCGTTAAAGGATTTATCTCTTATAAAAGAAAGACATGATATCGTTGAAGCATTGGTAAACGATAATGAAGTGCGATCTAGCCTTAGCGAAGATCACTTAAGACGTATACCGGATTTGCAAGTGCTTGCAAAAAAATTAGCTCGAAAAAAAGCAACCTTACAAGATTGTTACAA GATTTATACGTGTATGTCACACTTGCCAAGATTACTGGAACAGATTTCTGATTTAAATACAGTAGCATTGAAAACAATGTTCACTGATCCTTTAACTGAACTTATTAAAGACATGGACAAATTTCAACAGATGGTCGAACAAACTATCGATTTAGATGCTGCTGAAAAGGGAGACTTTTTAGTACGTCCGGAATTTGATGATGAATTAAAAG AATTAAAAAATACCATGGATGAAATAGAGGAAAAATTACAAGCACAGTTAAGTAAAGTCGCCAATGATCTTTCGATCGAAGCTGGTAAAACGCTAAAGCTAGAATCGAATCAACAACTCGGCTATTATTTTCGCGTAACATTAAAGGAAGAAAAAGTATTGAGAAATAAAAAGCAGTACACAATTTTGGATTCCAATAAAAGCGGAGTACGATTTCGAAGTAATAAGTTAAACGATTTAAATGATGAGTACGTTGCTGCCAGACATAAATATACAATGGAGCAAAAGAAAGTTGTTACAGAAATAATGGAAATTGCAG CTGGTTATAGTAGTCCACTAAAAGCTACTGGAAATATAATGGCCTGTCTCGATGTACTCACTGCCTTTGCTTCTACTGCTGTAAGTGCTAATAAACCATACATTCGCCCTGAAATGCTACCTAGCGAAACAGGTGAATTTAATCTTACCCAAGTTCGGCATCCGTGTCTAGAAGTTCAAGAAGGTGTGGATTTCATAGCTAATGATGTAAATTTCAAACGAG GAGAATCTCACTTTTGTATTATAACTGGTCCGAACATGGGTGGTAAAAGCACTTACATAAGATCTGCTGGCGTTACTGCTTTAATGGCTCATATTGGAAGCTTTGTTCCTTGTGATCAAGCAAAAATATCATTATTGGATTGTATATTAGCCCGTGTTGGCGCGGACGACTCTCAATTAAAAGGACTTTCTACATTTATGATGGAAATGATAGAAACAGCAGCGATATTAAAG ACAGCAACATGCAATTCTCTCGTACTAATTGATGAATTAGGCAGAGGAACGTCTACCTATGAAGGTTGCGGTATAGCATGGTCAATTGCCGA ATACTtagcaaaagaaattaaatgcttctgcCTTTTTGCAACACATTTTCATGAAATAACTAAATTAGAAGAAGAACTGTGTGCAGTTAAAAATCAACATGTTACAGCTCTTGTTAATGATAATAAATTAACCCTTCTGTATAAAGTGAAACCAGGTATATGCGACCAAAGCTTCGGTATACATGTTGCTAAAATGGCTAATTTTCCAGAAGATGTTATCGAG TTTGCTAAGCGTAAACAAGCAGAACTTGAAGATTACCAAGACTCAGTTTTTGAAGGGTCAGATAGTCCACAGAAAAAGCAAAAGATTATTAAG GAAGCTGAAGTTCTTATCGCAGAATTTGTTCAGAAATGTAGGAATTTAGATAAATCATTATCCGATGCGGATTTAAAACATAAAATCTTGTCACTTAAAAAAGAAGTATTGTTGCATGAAAATCCATACATAAAAACACTTCTTGCAGCTTGA
- the LOC143423814 gene encoding uncharacterized protein LOC143423814, with protein MVVEKIIVLSLLITQALSAPSGCIESCGSYLNQHQTQISGNILNRDDISQIASQLQGPDYSRPGTWTERNSYNVDNGHGKVHEEKGQYVEGPKTVRYYKKNYTSFSTRYPNGEGISDLTYQNNRYNMHIPNIEESSNSQNVYNQISTSKSTAQQHNYNRLQSQQHTKSLFEETNSQNGRLQDLGKYSGNSQVIQQGRSQGDWNTQISQEPYSTDGNWRTVDSYKTDGGRGRVFSEEGQYVSGGNKIRYYKRNYTTNYSSSDGVPIPNVVKPGVVDLQREMENLHRKIGTGFTPIPTGETIESTNIAQTHRNTHDLIADSLRNAHSNSYGSQINYGSTSSGTHHKEGQQFLDITNEHLPYRNPTPSSYGAKSYSVYEKHEGHVVKHQPTYQVTHPTPGYTNIIGTEHSAYNKNTLSGSTLQQQDNNYQQSGILDTYQSRHNQNQMSFDNLDTNAHRLNSALHSSNPGQLTHYKQHWSSSRTQETSVPHYSTDISHMNQHKPQYNNNQYGNVHNTHHESQESYTRHGVTTGPKTHLGKLVTGAIDLGMGDTVDCALDSQQTYSDLQHQRKYKRSVNYNKRDTEFDQLFSQTHQLWKPNNVDQQLQVLKEQMAALDYITQLASGKLMYGEELQNPSWKHNNGHQQLEDLIKQAHGFDDLTQQTSGKLEFGQELQQSYQARKPHGASQISDDFTQQTDGFDDLTQQTSGKLEFGQESQQTYQSRKPHGASQVTDDLTQQTGGFDDFTQQTSGKLEFGQESQHTYQPRKPHSASQVADDFTQQTGGFDDLTQQTSGKLEFGQESQQTYQPRKPHSASQVADDLTQQTDGFDDFTQQTSGKLEFGQESQQTYQPRKPHSASQVADDLTQQTDGFDDLTQQTSGKLEFGQESQQTDQPRKPHSASQMTDDLTQQTDKFDDLTQQTSGKLEFGQESQQTDQPRKPHSASQVTDDLTQQTDGFDDLTQQTSGKLEFGQESQQTDQPHGASQVSDDLTQQTGGFDDFAQRTSGKLEFGQESQQTYQPRKPHGASQVLDDLTQQTGGFDDFTQQTSGKLEFGQEPQQTYQPRIPHGASQVSDDFTQQTGGFDDFAQQTSGKLEFDQESQQTYQPRKPHGASQVLDDLTQQTGGFDDFTQQTSGKLEFDQESQQTYQPRKPHGASQVLDDLTQQTGGFDDFTQQTSGKLEFDQESQQTFQPWKPNRNQEPGDMSLKPDPFSHIYVQAEKPKLRKPNLSLRPAGNVQVPNQNIQDTSNQKQINLHGENADALHVYEVPPVVDIDADTVNRRSQAMRGDQNVESTTTEYVPTKFSQQTIGSGYDVEGGNLDPVNLLHKSNDATVGLQWHYTYHPSDHRQFVQQTDQKDKEDLPRSTQRNLNEGTPNEYTVIGLHQQSPNYVFTPGVKSGKRMFGHTQKQNKLISDQQISNVGTGVPEPKLEPRILQVYGGAQYNPNHSDDIYSGVTLNPSATFAPNSNMDLWDIREKLDKDTVTATTTTTTTTTTTTESLPPLPVEPLDVSDNKDNSEPTPFWSRVGHKVTTTFDKAKEKFKNIFG; from the exons ATGGTGGTGGAAAAGATTATTGTTCTATCTTTATTAATAACGCAAGCATTATCTGCACCAAGTGGATGTATAGAATCTTGCGGTTCCTATCTCAATCAACATCAAACTCAAATTTCGGGTAATATTCTCAATCGAGACGATATATCACAAATTGCATCGCAATTACAAGGCCCTGATTATTCAAGGCCTGGTACATGGACTGAACGTAATAGCTATAATGTAGATAATGGTCATGGAAAAGTGCACGAAGAGAAAGGTCAATATGTTGAAGGTCCTAAAACAGTAAGATACTACAAAAAAAATTATACATCTTTCAGTACAAGGTATCCCAATGGTGAAGGGATATCAGACCTTACATATCAGAATaacagatataacatgcatatacctaatatagaagagagttctaattctcaaaATGTTTACAATCAGATAAGCACTTCAAAATCAACTGCACAGCAACACAATTATAATAGATTACAGAGTCAACAGCATACTAAATCATTGTTTGAAGAAACTAATAGTCAAAATGGAAGACTTCAAGATCTTGGAAAATATAGTGGAAATTCACAAGTTATTCAACAAGGTAGATCTCAAGGGGATTGGAATACTCAAATCTCACAAGAACCTTACAGTACTGATGGAAATTGGAGAACAGTGGATTCGTATAAAACAGATGGAGGGCGCGGTCGTGTATTTTCAGAAGAGGGTCAATATGTATCGGGAGGTAACAAAATTCGTTATTACAAAAGAAACTATACTACTAATTACAGTTCATCTGATGGAGTTCCCATTCCTAATGTTGTTAAACCTGGGGTAGTAGACTTACAAAGGGAAATGGAAAATCTTCACAGAAAAATTGGAACAGGATTTACTCCTATACCAACAGGAGAAACTATAGAATCCACCAATATTGCACAAACACATCGTAATACACATGACCTGATTGCGGATAGTCTTCGTAATGCACACAGTAACAGCTATGGAAGCCAAATTAATTATGGGAGTACTTCATCTGGAACACATCACAAAGAAGGACAACAGTTCTTAGATATAACTAATGAGCATTTACCATATAGAAATCCCACTCCAAGTAGTTATGGTGCAAAAAGTTACAGTGTATATGAAAAACATGAAGGACATGTAGTAAAACATCAACCAACTTATCAAGTTACTCATCCTACACCAGGATACACTAATATAATTGGTACTGAACACAGTGCATACAATAAAAATACATTGAGTGGATCAACATTGCAGCAACAAGATAATAATTATCAACAGTCAGGAATCCTAGATACATATCAATCAAGACATAATCAAAATCAAATGTCATTTGACAATTTGGATACTAATGCACATAGATTAAACAGTGCACTCCATTCAAGCAACCCAGGACAACTAACTCATTACAAACAACACTGGAGTTCCAGTCGTACTCAAGAAACATCTGTCCCTCATTACTCCACGGACATTTCACATATGAATCAGCACAAACCACAGTACAATAATAACCAGtatggaaatgtacataatacacATCACGAATCACAGGAGAGTTATACACGTCATGGTGTCACAACAGGCCCAAAAACACATTTAGGGAAACTTGTAACTGGAGCAATCGATTTAGGAATGGGAGATACAGTAGATTGTGCATTAGACTCACAACAAACCTATAGTGATTTACAACATCAAAGAAAATACAAACGTAGTGTAAATTATAATAAACGTGATACAGAATTTGATCAACTTTTTTCACAAACACATCAACTATGGAAACCAAATAATGTCGACCAACAGTTACAAGTTTTGAAAGAACAAATGGCTGCACTTGATTATATTACTCAACTAGCAAGTGGAAAATTAATGTATGGTGAAGAATTACAAAACCCATCCTGGAAGCATAATAATGGTCATCAACAATTAGAAGATTTAATAAAACAAGCACATGGATTTGATGATCTTACTCAACAAACTTCTGGAAAACTAGAATTTGGTCAAGAATTACAGCAGTCCTATCAAGCTAGGAAACCACATGGTGCCAGTCAAATATCAGATGATTTTACACAACAGACAGATGGATTTGATGACCTTACTCAACAAACTTCTGGAAAACTAGAATTTGGTCAAGAATCACAACAGACATATCAAT CTAGGAAACCACATGGTGCCAGTCAAGTGACAGATGATCTTACACAACAGACAGGTGGATTTGATGACTTCACTCAACAAACTTCTGGGAAACTAGAGTTTGGTCAAGAATCACAACATACCTATCAACCTAGGAAACCACATAGTGCCAGTCAAGTAGCAGATGATTTTACACAACAGACAGGTGGATTTGATGAC CTCACTCAACAAACTTCTGGGAAACTTGAATTTGGTCAAGAATCACAACAGACCTATCAACCTAGGAAACCACATAGTGCCAGTCAAGTAGCAGATGATCTTACACAACAAACAGATGGATTTGATGACTTCACTCAACAAACTTCTGGGAAACTAGAATTTGGTCAAGAATCACAACAGACCTATCAACCTAGGAAACCACATAGTGCCAGTCAAGTAGCAGATGATCTTACACAGCAAACAGATGGATTTGATGACCTCACTCAACAAACTTCTGGGAAACTAGAATTTGGTCAAGAATCACAACAGACCGATCAACCTAGGAAACCACATAGTGCCAGTCAAATGACAGATGATCTTACACAACAGACAGATAAATTTGATGACCTTACTCAACAAACTTCTGGGAAACTTGAATTTGGTCAAGAATCACAACAGACTGATCAACCTAGGAAACCACATAGTGCCAGTCAAGTGACAGATGATCTTACACAACAGACAGATGGATTTGATGACCTTACTCAACAAAC TTCTGGGAAACTAGAATTTGGTCAAGAATCACAACAGACCGATCAAC CACATGGTGCCAGTCAAGTGTCAGATGATCTTACACAACAGACAGGTGGATTTGATGACTTTGCTCAACGAACTTCTGGGAAACTTGAGTTTGGTCAAGAATCACAACAAACCTATCAACCTAGGAAACCACATGGTGCCAGTCAAGTGTTAGATGATCTTACACAACAGACAGGTGGATTTGATGACTTTACTCAACAAACTTCTGGGAAACTTGAATTTGGTCAAGAACCACAACAGACCTATCAACCTAGGATACCACATGGTGCCAGTCAAGTATCAGATGATTTTACACAACAAACAGGTGGATTTGATGACTTTGCTCAACAAACTTCTGGAAAACTAGAATTTGATCAAGAATCACAACAGACCTATCAACCTAGAAAACCACATGGTGCCAGTCAAGTGTTAGATGATCTTACACAACAGACAGGTGGATTTGATGACTTCACTCAACAAACTTCTGGAAAACTAGAATTTGATCAAGAATCACAACAGACCTATCAACCTAGAAAACCACATGGTGCCAGTCAAGTGTTAGATGATCTTACACAACAGACAGGTGGATTTGATGACTTCACTCAACAAACTTCTGGGAAACTAGAATTTGATCAAGAATCACAACAGACTTTTCAACCATGGAAGCCAAATCGTAATCAAGAGCCTGGGGACATGTCTTTAAAACCAGATCCTTTTTCACATATTTATGTACAAGCAGAGAAACCTAAACTAAGGAAACCAAATTTGAGTCTAAGACCAGCAGGTAATGTACAAGTACCAAACCAAAATATTCAAGATACTAGTAATCAGAAACAAATAAATCTTCACGGTGAAAATGCAGATGCATTACATGTTTATGAGGTACCTCCAGTAGTTGACATAGATGCTGATACAGTTAATAGAAGAAGTCAAGCCATGAGAGGAGATCAGAACGTGGAAAGTACCACCACTGAATATGTTCCTACAAAGTTTAGTCAACAAACTATAGGTAGTGGATATGATGTGGAAGGTGGAAATTTGGATCCAGTGAATTTGTTACATAAATCCAATGATGCAACTGTAGGTTTACAATGGCATTATACATACCATCCAAGTGATCATAGACAATTTGTACAACAAACAGATCAAAAGGATAAGGAAGACTTGCCAAGATCAACCCAAAGAAATTTAAATGAAGGAACTCCAAATGAGTATACAGTCATTGGTTTGCATCAACAATCTCCTAATTATGTATTTACACCAGGTGTTAAATCTGGGAAGAGAATGTTTGGTCACACTCAGAAGCAGAACAAATTGATATCTGATCAACAAATAAGTAATGTTGGAACTGGTGTACCAGAACCTAAGCTAGAGCCAAGGATTTTACAAGTTTATGGTGGTGCACAATATAATCCAAATCATAGTGATGACATATATTCAGGAGTAACATTAAACCCCAGTGCTACATTTGCGCCTAATAGTAACATGGACTTATGGGATATTAGAGAAAAATTAGACAAGGATACAGTAACAGCaacgacgacaacaacaacaacaacaacaacaacaacagaatCACTTCCACCATTACCCGTAGAACCACTAGATGTAAGTGATAATAAGGACAATTCAGAACCAACACCTTTTTGGTCAAGAGTTGGTCATAAAGTAACAACTACTTTTGACAAAGCTAAAGAAAAATTTAAGAACATATTTGGATAA
- the LOC143424114 gene encoding actin-related protein 6-like: MDPLIFPEEIWIKILLYCDVPDIIAFGNTCKHLRKTSNTDYLWKMKWLQLSSKVHFRFPDIKCLQLLNVNFKAMCYRLYMVITLGENVHFRKCHYCSGYTCQRNCVEGSSAKAAIEIGNKYTWIITPDFELRRHFSMFGVPKYNNETYLEQTQTQNAPSSSTRSKCDGKSLAKKLKLLKLSELTTTKIPRPSGPFCVFCNPVKLYREKKRLVTHQNDPTCYAKRNPIYEKLINGYCTDTAEILGIPNVDLVSPAEALLSDGTFSVLKTFVDHLFHQMTLTSTLREPNAVLMFCEPLAIHPTLRKQLLHYLFQEVKVSRVCLVPKPLAACAMRDVETCVVVDSGALSTTVAVVIGGRVIPQRWRLLPVGGWHVAYHLKQAMHWYQKECYHIPISYLDTLPVKERCRLSYNIKNEERRVGQKTRECIFTGRKYADSEKFLTVFLGSELYIAPEMMYLNLGLPQVIKDVTSGLSEEILHDCLSHILLTGGNTQLSGFELRLTKDLQELLPEYSKILEVRNYPDTHSWNVAVGSTYVPLAVHPDKTPPEYIEGNPFWLSREEYVLFGCESLEQ; encoded by the exons ATGGATCCTTTGATCTTCCCCGAAGAAATTTGGATAAAGATTTTATTATATTGTGATGTACCTGACATTATTGCTTTCGGTAATACGTGCAAACACTTGAGGAAAACATCTAATACTGATTACCTGTG GAAAATGAAATGGCTCCAATTGAGTTCAAAAGTTCACTTTAGGTTTCCAGACATAAAGTGTCTGCAACTACTTAATGTCAACTTTAAAGCAATGTGTTATAGATTATACATGGTAATAACACTAGGAGAAAATGTTCACTTTCGAAAATGTCATTATTGCAGTGGTTATACCTGCCAAAGAAATTGTGTAGAAGGTTCCAGTGCGAAAGCAGCTATTGAAATTGGAAATAAATATACATGGATTATTACACCTGATTTTGAATTAAGACGGCACTTTTCAATGTTTGGCGTACCAAAATATAACAATGAAACATATTTGGAACAAACACAAACACAAAATGCTCCAAGTAGCAGTACACGTTCAAAGTGTGATGGTAAATCACTGGCAAAAAAGTTGAAACTATTGAAATTATCTGAATTAACAACCACTAAAATCCCAAGACCTAGTGGTCCATTCTGTGTTTTTTGTAACCCTGTAAAATTATACAGAGAAAAGAAAAGATTAGTTACACACCAAAACGATCCAACATGTTATGCCAAACGAAATCCAATTTATGAAAAACTTATAAATGGATATTGTACAGATACTGCTGAAATACTTGGGATTCCAAATGTCGATCTTGTTAGTCCAGCAGAAGCATTATTAAGCGACGGAACGTTTTCTGTTCTTAAAACGTTTGTTGATcatttatttcatcaaatgacaTTAACTTCGACATTACGAGAACCTAACGCGGTGCTTATGTTTTGCGAACCGCTAGCTATACATCCGACACTTAGGAAGCAATTATTACATTACTTATTTCAAGAGGTTAAAGTATCAAG AGTATGTTTAGTACCTAAACCGTTAGCAGCATGCGCAATGCGTGACGTGGAAACCTGTGTGGTTGTTGATAGCGGTGCTTTAAGTACAACAGTAGCCGTTGTAATTGGGGGACGTGTTATACCGCAACGTTGGAGATTGTTACCTGTTGGTGGTTGGCATGTGGCTTATCATTTAAAACAAGCTATGCATTGGTACCAAAAAGAATGTTATCATATTCCTATATCATATTTGGATACGTTACCCGTTAAAGAAAGATGTAGATTAAGttacaatattaaaaatgaAGAGAGGAGGGTAGGTCAAAAAACTAGAGAGTGTATTTTTACAGGCCGAAAATATGCTGATAGCGAAAAATTTTTG ACAGTTTTCTTGGGTTCTGAATTATATATTGCTCCTGAAATGATGTACCTCAACCTTGGTTTGCCACAAGTTATAAAAGATGTAACATCTGGATTATCAGAAGAAATATTACACGATTGTCTTTCACACATATTACTCACTGGGGGTAATACACAACTTTCAGGTTTTGAATTAAGATTAACCAAAGATTTACAAGAATTATTACCAGAATATAGTAAAATATTGGAAGTAAGAAATTACCCTGATACCCATAGTTGGAATGTTGCAGTGGGTTCTACATATGTGCCTTTAGCTGTGCATCCTG ATAAAACCCCACCAGAATATATAGAAGGTAATCCATTCTGGCTGTCAAGAGAAGAATATGTTTTATTTGGGTGTGAATCGTTGGAGCAATAA